In Candidatus Poribacteria bacterium, the genomic stretch GCGAGCGTGGACACCGTGATAAGTGGGAATGTTATTAGGTAGCACAGAAAAACCGATGTCAATAGCAATGACACCGCAGCAGGAGAAGGACTTCGACGAGAAGGGATATATTATCCTCGAAGATTTCTTGACACAAGAGGAGCTAGACCGATTACTGTCAGCCATTGACGAAGTGAAAATTAGAGTCCGTCAAGCCGAAGGTAGTGGTCCCAATGACCCCTTCACCATCCGCAATGCGTTAGCCCAGCACGAAGCGTTCCTCGACCTGATTGATCACCCTAAAATGCTGCCGTTGGTCGTTGATGCCATCGGCTGGAACATTCAGATCCGAACCACGCATCTCGACTACCGTCCACCTTACCCAAAGGATCTGAAGCCCGGTGCTATTGGTGTCGGTGACGGAGACGATCAGAAAGCGGGCTATAACAACCTCGGCTGGCATCCGGACCTGTCCGGCAAAGAGCTCTTTGAGGGACCGTCGCTGGACGGGCGGTTGCCCTTTATGGAGATCAAGGTGTTCTATGTCTTCTCTGATTTGAGTGAATCCAATTCCGGCAATCTCTGGTTGATGCCGGGTAGCCACATGCGCCCCCTGCAAGAATGGCGCGAAGCGCGAGGTAAACTTGATCTCTCCGAGGCAGTTGAACTCAAGTTGAAACCGGGGGCCTCGGTCGTGTGGCGTACAGCGACTTGGCACTGTGTCGGACCGAATTTGTCGGACAAAACGCGCAAGATTATGCACGTCGGCTACCATTACCGGTGGCTCCGTCCGGCGGATTACATTCAGCAATCACCGGAGTTAAT encodes the following:
- a CDS encoding phytanoyl-CoA dioxygenase family protein codes for the protein MSIAMTPQQEKDFDEKGYIILEDFLTQEELDRLLSAIDEVKIRVRQAEGSGPNDPFTIRNALAQHEAFLDLIDHPKMLPLVVDAIGWNIQIRTTHLDYRPPYPKDLKPGAIGVGDGDDQKAGYNNLGWHPDLSGKELFEGPSLDGRLPFMEIKVFYVFSDLSESNSGNLWLMPGSHMRPLQEWREARGKLDLSEAVELKLKPGASVVWRTATWHCVGPNLSDKTRKIMHVGYHYRWLRPADYIQQSPELIAKSSPIRQQLLGALASEDNPLGASPEFQPHSQYWITKNSDDVPLKAWAEAQEQ